In Acidobacteriota bacterium, the genomic stretch CATTCTGCACCTCACCAACTACTTCTATATCGGGCTGGTCTGCAATGGTGGCCAGAACAAGTTCACGAATCAGCCTGGGCCGGTTGGCAACAAGCACGCGTACGTTCCGTGTCGTGCGGCTTTCCATCATCCTGATAAGTTATCGGCATATCTGCTAAGAAGGAAAGGTACAAAGGAGAGATCAGCGGGAGGGACCAGCGCGCTTAGACCTGCATGGGTACTCAAAACCTGCAAAGTACTAATTTCGGTCTAAGGATATCCGCAGGGAGTGATCCTGGAATCTGAAAGCAAGGCTTTAAATTCTATAAGAAAACCTGATTGACCTTGACCTTCTCTACCACGGAAAGTCGATCATCGGCCCCGACTTTTTGCAGCATGCGATGGACGTGGTTCTTGATGGTCTGTTCGGAAAGGTTGAGCTGGAGAGCAATCTCTTTGTTGGTGAGTCCCTGTGCAATCAAAGGCACGAGTTGCTGCTGGCGACGGGTCAGTCCCAACTGAGATTTTACCCTCATATTGGGCAAGCCGGAGCACGTACCTGCAACATAGCGGAAAAGCGAACGGCAGAGGCGCGGAGGGCATACCGCTTCGTCACGCGCGATGGCGCGGATTGCGGCGACGACATCCATAGCCGAGGCGTCTTTCAAAACGTATCCGGAGGCCCCCGCACTCACAGCTTTCAGAAACGTTTCCTCGTCTTCTTCCATACCAATCATCAATGCTTTCAGCCCGTCTACGGACCCCAAGGTGTCCTGCACCACCTGAAATCCGAATGCATCCGCTACTGAGGAATCGATCACTAACAGTTCGGAATCCAAGTCATTAATGATATTGACACACTCGGAGGAATAAGCAGTTGCGTGAACAACCGAAAACTCCGCTCTCTTTTGAAGGATTCTTGCGAGAGCTTCAAGAAGAAGCCGGTTTTGCGCGAGAAGGAAGATGTTAACCTGGGCGCTCACGAATCCCCTATCCTGTTTTGTCCCTTGTTTAAGGTCGACGCAACAGCGGTTGTAGAGGCCGCCCTTCGCTCAAATCACTTGCCTTAAAATGCAGTGAATGCACGCCTGACCATAGGCACAGGGCGATCAGTCTACAATCTTGACTTTCCCCTCCCAGCCAATGGTTGCTTAAGATGCCGCGCTTGATCTTAACGAGTTTAAATGTACTCACAGACCAAAGGCCATGTCAAGACAAATTGCCAATACGATAAATACCAGTTATTGCGTACCATGATACGATCGAATTCAAGTAATAGTACTACATGTGTGAAACATGTTCGCGCAACACCTTTGGACCTGGAATTTTGAAACCGGAAAGTTTAGCTTGCCTGCAAGCCTAAATTCTCTTCCCGCTATCGCTTCCGGAAACCGTTAACAACCTCGCCGATTCACGGAAATCGCCCTCTTGCCCGTCCCCTGGAAGATATCCTTCCAATGGCATCTTAATCGGCGGGAAACGAAGTGGACTTTAGAGCTCGACAGGACAAAGTGGGGAAAGAGAGTTATTGGACAGTAAACATCGTAAGCCGGCTGGTTATAAATCGAGGGTAGATTTGAACTATAAGCGCTATAAAAAACCGAGGATTAGTAGATCAGACGGAGCGAAAACTGAATCTGCCGTGAGGTCCCCGCTGTCTTGCTGGAAATGCCGAAGCCACTCCCTCGCAGCGCATTGGAAGGAATGCCGAAGTTCACAAGATTAAGAACGTTGAAAAATTCCGCCCGAAACTGAAGAATCCCCAGTTCTCCAGCCCACCGTCTTCCGAAGGAGGTGTCCTTAATCAAAGCGATATCGAAGTTGTGATATTGGGGTCCATAGAACGTGTTTCGGCCAAGAGTGCCAAAAACTCCCTGGTTGGGGCCTGTGCCTCCTGCCACATGAATAGGAGTAGTGAAGAATGAGGCATTGTTCGCGCCACGGCCGAAATAGTCTTCCCGCACAGTCCGACTGGTTGAAAAGCTGGGCTGAGCAATCTGATCGGGGCGGTCTGCGCCGGACGTACCTGCACCGGTCTGTTGAATGCCGGAGTACACGGTAAAGGGCAATCCGGTCATCAATGTTGTAATATTCAGAAATTGCCATCCTTCTGTGACGTGTTTTCCCAGAGGTCTAAGGAAACCTACACGATCAACCGGTATCGACTGGATCAGGCTCAGCGCAAAGACATGGGCCACGTTGAAATAGGAAGGGCCCTTGTCCGCCCCAGGGTCCCAGGGATTTTGTGGCAACGTTTGAAGAATGACCCCAGGCCCGCCGGAAAGGTTGCCCAGTGCCGAACTCGTATCATCAAGTGATTTGGAAAAAGTGTAGCTGGCCTGGAATCCCAGGCCCCACCGCGAGGAGTCTTTGCTCAGGCTGGTCTGCAGTGAGTGGTAGGTGGAATGCGAACGGGTAGTCATCAGCGTTTCTGACCCGAAGCCTCCCGTGGGCTGTCCCGCAGAGTTGAATTGCGTGAACGGCGCAAAGCCCGGCGAGGCGCCGCTGTAGCTGTTTGGGGAGAAAATACTGGCCAGGTGGACGCCTGCAGTGGCCACATAGTTGGCGCTGAATTTCAATGGCCCGAACTCATGGTCCAGCCCGGCCGTATAGCTTTCGATATAGCCGTTGCGAAAATCATTGGCAATGCCAAAATTTGAAAGCAGTTGGATCTGGTTTCCAGGCGTCAACGCTGCCAGATCTCTTTGAAAACGCTGGATATCAATGGGAGTGTTAGGGGCAACATCGGCAGTGTTTCCCGTCGGGAAAACGGGCTGCCCGTCAGGAGTATAAACGGGCGGCAGTTGCATGTGCGCCACAACGTTGCTGAATGGCACAGAAACACCCGGGGAGGCGGAAGCATATGGAGTGAACAGGAAAGGAATGTTTCCTGTCAGGAAATTGTCCTGCCACAAGTTGGTCAGCAACGTATTGATAGCACCCCCCGCATGCAGGGCCGTACGGTCGGTCAGACGGTATTCGACGGAAAGACGCGGTCCCCAGCCGCTCCAGTCCCCGGTGTAGGGAGGTTGGGGGTTCTCAACAAAAATCTGTTTCGCTCCAGCCGTCCAGAAAGGCACGCTGGAGCCGTCCTGCCCTACGATGAGAGGCAATGAGGTCCGCTTATGAGCTTCGGCAATGCGGCTGTTCACTTCATATCGGAACCCATAATTAACCGCCAGGCGCGAGGTCGCTTTCCAATTGTCCTGAAAATAAAAGTTATAGGCCTGTCGCCGCTCGCCCGCCTCATCAAAGCGGTTCCCCCCAGGAGTAATGTCTGAGATTGCGCTGACGGTATAGAGGTACGGCGATGCGGTCAGGAGACCCGTCAGCGAGTCCGGCAGTGGATCGCCAGGCCGCACATCATGCTGCCCGCTAGACGATGCGATTGCCACGGGCGAATAAGCTGTACCGCCGCCGAAGGTATATAGACCGTTCGGGTTCACTCCCCAGACCGTGGTGTCCCTGTTTAAGCGTGCTTCCATGCCCCATTTGAACGTGTGATTGCCGTGGATGTCCGCCATGTCGTGCTTAAACTGGAAGAGGTTTCCGAAAGAACCCGTGATGGAGCCGTCAGCGGAGTTATAAGGTTCATAAAGGCCGTCACTGAATGTCAGCGCAGGCTGTGTATGGTTGATAGCGGGAAAGAAAGGTGTGCTCCGCGTATAACCGAGCGAGGTAGTTGACGTCAGTTGAGGTGACCATACGCGAGAATATTTCAACCCCGCGTTCCGCTGGTGATCGAAAAACTTGATGGCAAAACTGGGATCAATGGCAGTCTGATCAGGGTTGGTTACAGGCCCTGTAATCTGGTTATAGCTGAATCGCATGTAAAGGGACGAGCTGGTTGAGATGTGATGGTCGATGCGAATTGAAAACTGGTCCGTTCCTGTAAAAACTTTGGAAGACGTTGCATGCGTTCTGGCGCCATAAGGACCCTGCGGGTCATTTGGCATCGGATAACCATTCAACACCGGGACAATTTCCGTACTGACGGGGACCGTCAGCGTATCGCCGGGGTAGGCGGTCGTGTCGATTCCATTCCGTTCCGCCGCCGTGGGAACCGCAAAAACCTGCGTGGTCCCCAGCACCTGCCGAAACCCCTGATACTCACCGAAAAAGAAAGTCCGATTGCGCCCATTATAGGTCCCGGGGATAACAATCGGTCCGCCCATCGTAAAACCAAACTCGTTGCGAGCGAAGGGAGGAATGCGGCGCGGGTCCTTCGCGTTTTCACGGTCAAAAAAGTTCCGCGCATCAAACGCCGAATTGCGCACGAACTCGAAGACGCTGCCATGCAGCCCGTTGGTGCCGGACTTGGTAATCACATCGGTGTAACTGGCGGCGCCCTCGCCGATCTCCGCGTGCATGACCCCGGAACTCGTCTGGACTTCTTGAATGGCGTCAACATTGAAATTGGGAAAAGTTGCTCCGCCCATTTCAGGGTCTGAGGTGTCAATCCCGTCCATCGCAAAAACAGTCGCGGTGGCGCGCTGCCCGTTCACCGCAAACTGCTGCGTGAAGTTGGCGCTTCCGTTCGTGTCAGTCATGGTGCCTGCCGCCAGCAGCAGCAGTTTGCTGAAGTCGCGCTCATTGAGGGGCAGGCTGGAAACTTCCATGCCGGAAAGGTTTTCACCGCCGCTGGCCCGCGGAGATGGGCCTTCCGCCATAGCCACAACCTGAAGTTGTTGCTGCGCAGAAGAGATCTGTAACCCTGCGGTCAGGCTCAGTCCGTCTTTGATGGCCAAAAGGCCCGAAGTTCTCCAGGTCTCACCGTCCTTGCTGGCGGCAAGCTGGTAGTTCCCCGCGATGATGTGGTCAAGCAGAAACCCGCCTATCGAGGAGGTGACGGCAGAGTAATCAAACTTTCCAGTCGGGGAGTGCAACCTGACGACGGCACCGGCAACCGGGTTCCCATCGCTATCCTTAAGAACGCCGTTCCAGTTGGTAAGGGCAAACCCGTGCACCGACAGCGCGGTGAATAAAAACAGTAAACCACACAGGGTACGAATCAGGCAATTGACCGACCGAAACATGAGTAATGTATTGTACCTGCGTTCGGCCTTTTATCCAAAATTTGCTTTGGGATCTTCCGGCCGTGGTTTCGCACAAGCTCCAGCGCCACAAGGACGCTGATGCTATGGCTGAGATGCTGGAGTTGCCCGGGACCTGATTAGGAAAGGTTCTGGAGCAATTCTTCGACGGAGAATGTGCCTGAAGGCTTCACAGAAACCGAGAAGAGACTCCGCGGACTATCTTCGTAAGAGAGAGAATATTCCGCGCCTGCAAATAACTTGTTGAGCAGAGGCGCAAGCTCCGACTGGATCGCTTCCCGCGTTTCCGGAATATTGGGGGCCAGGAGGCGATCATTGATGGAAATCTCGATTTCCTGTCCATTAAAAAGAAACCTTGAGTTCAGTCGCGGGTCAGATTCAAAACGGCGGCAGGCCTTGAGGGCCGCGACCGTAGCCTGCTTGAGGCGGTCCTGATTGCTGCCGTCCACAGCAGCCTTTCGGTTGTAGCGTACGCCGGGGCGGTTGCCGGTATTGTCCACGCTGTAATTTGCCTCGTACCCGATCAGGATCACGCCAGGCCCCGCGTGAACGTGCCGGTAGTCAGCAACGTCCAGCAAAAGTTCGTCCCAACCTTGCAACTGGATCCAGGAGTGGAACACTTCAATCAAAGGCCCAAGGTCGAGTCCCTCGTCATTTTTGAGCAAAAGCTTCACATTAACGTGCTGCAATTCCATACAATCCCATTCCCAGGTTTCAAACCGCCGCCGGCACCTCTGCGCGGCTGGAGAAGTTGTGCGAAGCCTCGATGAACAGCCCGGCCTCGTCAATCAACAGGTGCACGGAATCCTCTGTGTAAGGCACACCAGCATTCTCGTGCGCGGCAAACAGATACTGCGCGAATTTACCGCCGGCATATGTGTCAGAAAATCTCTGTGTGTCGTAGAACCGCCTGCGAAATTCACCAACAATCTGGTCAGGATCGTCGGACACTTCCGGATATTCAGCCTTGACCAGCGCCCTGGCGGCACGAAGCATGGATTGATAGGCGGCCTTCCCTGCACGCTCAATCTCACTATTTTCAAAAGCCACCTGGGCCTCGAGCATGAGCCTTTCCGCCCCAACCAGTTCGAAGTCAGTTGCAGAAATCACTTCGCCCGCGCACTCACCCACACCCATATCGCCCAGGGTGTACTCGCGAGGATCGCCCCAGTCCCTGAAGAACGAGCGGTCTCTCTGATCCTCCGGCGGCCGCGTCAGGTCTTCAAGCAGCTTCTTCACCTCCGCCTTGCCGATCCGCTTGATGAAGTCCTTGAACGATTCTCCGTTCTGCCGGCCGGCCACGTACCGGTCGGTCAGGCGACTCACTACTTCTGGAATGTTCTTCGATGGGACGGCCACCACGGGCAGACCGTAGGAGCCCGCATTGTGCGCCCATTCACCGCCCAGAACCACCTGGAAGTGCGGGACAGCGTATCCTGACATCTTGCGGCTGACACCATAGAATCCGATGTCCGCAATATGGTGCTGGCCGCAACTGTTGAAGCACCCGCTGATCTTGATGTGGAGGTTCTTGACGGCCTCATCCAACTGGTAGCTCTTTTCGATCAGGCGGTTACGCAGTTCCCCGGCGAGCCCGCGGGAAGAGGAAATCCCCAGCTTGCACGTATCGGTTCCCGGGCAGGCGACAACGTCAACAATGCTTCCCGCGCCGGGCCCCCCGAGCCCCACAGCGTCGAGCGCCTGGTGGAGTTCAGGCAGGTCGGTCTCGCTCACCCAGCGGATGGCAAAATTCTGTTCCACCGTTGTCCGGACGGTTTCCTTTGTGAATCGCCGCACGTCGTCCGCCAGCGCCCGAAGCTGGCGCGCAGTGATGTCCCCGATCGGGAGCGTAACGGTCACAACCACATAACCCTTCTGCCGCTGTGGCCGGATATTCGTCTTCAGCCACTGCTGGAAGGTTTCTGATCCCGTCTGCTGCAACTTTCCGGCAGGCTTCAAAGGCTCTTCCGGAGACTGCTCGGCTTCCCTGATGTAACCTGTCCATCGCGGGTCCGGCTCCAGAATCCTGCGCTCTTCCAGGACCAGTTCGCGGAACTTTTCGATTCCCAGGTCATGGACCAGGAACTTCAGACGGGCGCGGCTGCGGTTCTTCTTCTCCCCCAGCCGAGCAAACACCCTGGAAATGGCCTGCGCCAGCGGCAACAGCTCCTCCGGCGGCACAAATGGATCAAACAACTTGGCCTGATAAGGAACGGCCCCCAGGCCGCCTCCCACGTACACGGCAAAGCCGCGCTTCTCTTCTCCGTTCTCCTGGCGTATGGCGGCCACGAGGCCCAGGTCGTGCAGATTGGCAAGAGCGCAGGCGTGCTGCGAGCAGCCGCTGAAAGACGGCTTGAACTTCCGGCCGAAAGCCTGCGTGTCCGGATGTCCCAGCAGAAACCTGGAAAGCGCCTTTGAATACGGCGTCACGTCAAAAGCCTCATCCTCGCAGACGCCGGCGTAAGGGCAGGCTGTTACGTTCCGCACGGAGTTGCCGCAAGCCTCGCGCGTGGTGATCTTGACAGCGGCCAGCCGGCGCATGATCGAGGGCGTGTCTTCGATATGGACGTAGTGGAGCTGAACGTCCTGCCGGGTGGTGATGTGGGCAATGCCGTCGGAATATTCTTCGGCCAAATCAGCCAGAGTTTCAAGCTGCGAGGCGTTCAGGCCTCCGCCGGGAATCTTGATGCGCTGCATCCCCGGGGCATCCCACAAAGTGTTTAGCCCTTTGGTCAACTCGCGTCGGGGGTAAGCCATCTGCTGGACCTTTGTCCCGTCATGCCGCTCACCGTTGTCATAGCGCTGCCCGTACGAGCCCCTGCGCAGGCGAGTTTCCGCAAACACGCGGTCATCGAGCTTGCCCATCTTCTTCAGGCTGATTTCGGCCTCGAAAACGTCAAGCTCGCGCGCCAGCGCCTCTGGCATTTTGCCGTCGAGACGCTCTTTCCAAAATGGATTCGAAACTTTCATAGTTGCAATGCTCCAGAAAATCAAAAACCCACCGCCAGTTTTTGTTCCGACGGTGGGTTCGTATTATGTCTGAACTAATTTACGATTTAGAGTTACCCACCACACGCCGGCGCAGATGTGCAACAACACATACCGTCGGCGCTGTGGAGTCTCTTGCCCATAAGACTAAAACTAATTCTAGCGAAGCAAGCCTTCGATGTCAACCGCTTTGCCGGTTCGGGGGCCCTCAACGTTTCCCCGCGTCTCGAATTGCCACTTGATTCAGTATCTTAAGGCGACAACCTCGTAATCTCTCACGGGTGGGACTTCTGCCGTTACAGCTCCATTGGTCTGTTTGAATGGAAGATTACGGCCAGCGCGAAGCGCACGCACCCCGGAGACCTTTTTCCCTCCCGGGACTCTGACGGACACCTGGAGTGGCCCGGTTGGATAGAATCGTCGAATAAAAGATCGCATGGTGTTCGGGTTCGTATAGTTGAGGATATGGAGGGCGCATCCCGGCTCTGTCTCCCATGCAAAGAGTTCAAGCAGCCCTTCCCCATCTACCGTCGCGGGGCGAGGCTGGTTTTTCATCAGCCAGTTGATGGAACTCGTGATAAGGCGGTTAAGATCCGGGTTGCCCGATATCCAGGCTGTGCGGGCAACGTCGCCAGGGAAATAAACGACATTCCCCGAACCTCCAGAGCCCTGGCGGAACACAGCCGTGGGTTCCTCCGTCTTCGGAATTCGCGGATAGACCATTTCCGGCGGAAACGAGGGATAGTGTGGAATGAGGCTGAGGAAAGTCAAGTCGGGTTTCAGGTGACTGACCGGGACCCGAAATTCCGTGCCGGGAAGAATTTCCGTATCCTTAAAGGCTTCCACGATCGCATGAGGGCGGTCAATGTGCATATAGTTGTTTTGAACTGGCCCGACCAAATCGCCTGCCACGTGAACTCCAAAGACATCCGATAACCCAAAGTCTTCACGGCGCACGCCCCATTCGTTGTAAAGCGATGTTTCAAACGTAGCCAGCAGTGAGCCGCCTGATGCAACGTACTGGCGGATGGCGTTGCATTCGCTGTCTCGTAGATAGGCGGCGTTGGGAACCAGCAGCGCTTTATAGGGCTTGAGCGCTTCCGGCTTCAGATTCTCCTGGTGGATGAAGTCAAAGAAGAACCGGCCTTCGAGCAGCGCATAGTAGAGGCCCTGCAGATAATCGGTTGAGTCAATCCGCTTGCCATTCAGCCGCCGATCTCGCGCCCCGTTTGCGCGATAGAAAGCAATCGTGCTCTGGGGATACAGCACAGCGATCGAAGCAAGCGATCGCTGGTTGTGGAAGTCAGATTCGTTTGCGGCCAGCCAGCTATAGAACGAGCGTCCAGTTTCCCGCCACCGATTGTCCTGTACAGACCCTCCAAGCCGGTGATACCATGGGACCATGCCGCTGGCCGTAATCTGGGCCATCCAGAGCGTAGCTTCCGCGGCGGGCTTGCTCGCGTGCCGCCACAACGGATCGCTCGTGCTGTAAGACCCGATGACGTTCGTGATGGTACGCCCATCCATGACGGACTGCGCCACGCGGCCCTGTTGGGCGCAAATCCAGACCGGGTCTTCTGTGGAACGGCCCTGATGGTCGGCATTGAACCATGCCGCAACTTTGCCCAGCCGTTTGAGATCTTTCACCGTTCGAATCCCGCCACCGAGGTTGCCGACATAAACCGAATCGGGATTTTTCTCCTGCGCAACTCCGTTCCATAACTTCCAGACTTCCGCTATTCGGTCCATATAAACTTCGTAGTATTTTCTGTAGACAGGACTCTGCACGTCGGTTGTTTCGGGCGGCGCCCCGCCGGTTTTTTCCTGGTAGACCTTCCGGCATGCAGGACAATAGCAAACTTCCAGGGAGCCTGTGCTTGGCCATCCGTTGGTGAAAAAGCCATCAGGGCTGTAGCGCTCGTTCATCTCGCGATAGATGGCGGGCATTTGCTCTGTAAAGTACGTGCTGAACATGCAGGTCTTGAAGAGCCACGGGCACTCCTCCTGATGACGCGGCGAACCATCGCGATTTCTCTCAAACCATTCCGGATGGGCGTCCAGCGCCTCCTGGTAGGCGTAGTTGCAGTCCATCCGGGCGACAATCCTGATGTCGCGCTTGCGGGCCGCGGCTGCCAACTCGCCAAAAAGATCGCGAGCGCCCAGAAACTCACTGCGATGTTGGTAGGGAACTTTCGTCGGATAAAAGGCGACAATTCCACCGCCATTAATAAGGACTGCGTTCACCTTGAGTGACGCCCAGTAGTCCATCCAGGCATCGACATCGAGCGTGAGAGGGTCGCGCTCGTTCAAGTTAAGCTGGCCGCAGCGCCGCATGGTGGCGTACCACGGCTTGCCTGGCGCAGAAGCCTGAGCGGCAGTTACCCCTGCTTGAGTGGCCATGACGGACGCCGCCGACACCTGGATGAATTCCCTTCTCGTCATCCGCTCCATGGGATGGTCTCCTTTGGCAAACTGTTTCCCGGCAATCGCCCAAGCGTACATATCAGACTTTGAAATTTCGCGAAGAGGCGGGCACCAAAGAGCCTGAAATGCATACCAATCTCCACGGCTTTCAAGGATTAATTATTCAATCCGGTTTAATTTAACAGCTAAGACCCACAGCCCCGGAGCACCGCAAAGCCTCAGAGTCTCTGAGGGATGAGGCCCTGAGGCTTCGGCAAAGCTTTACGCGTTGCGGCGGCCATAGATATCCACCGCAGCCTGGCCGTCACACCTTCAGCTTGCGAAGGTAAGGAACGCTGGCCTTCATCATCGGCAACGACATTTCAACGTAGTAATTCTTGATGCCGCCGACCTTGGTGGGTGGCGCAGATACCCGCTTTGTGGTATCTGCGGTCTCGCGCAGCGAGAGGCCCATTGTGAGGTTCATGCTTGTTGGCCTGCTGTGATCGTTAGAACGCCTCATTGCAGTAGGACCCGGCGTCCCGACATTCTAACGCCACTCAGCTCCGCTGATCGCAGATATTAAACATCAATATCTGCGCCACCCGGGCCATCAGACTCGCCAATATCCGGCGGGGGCAGGCCGTCACGCCTTCAGCTTGCGAAGGTATGGAACGCTGGCTTTCATCATCGGCAGAGCCATTTCGACGTAGTAATTCTTGATGCCGCCAACCTTTGCTGCTTCAAAGATGTCCTTCCAGTTCAGCGTTCCCTGCCCGATGGGTACGATCTTCCGCGTTTTGGCATCCCATCCTTGCGCGTGCATCGAGATGAATCGACCCGGATATTTTCGGAAATAACTGGCGGCGTTGAAGCCCTGCTCAATGGTCGAAACCT encodes the following:
- a CDS encoding TonB-dependent receptor; the protein is MFRSVNCLIRTLCGLLFLFTALSVHGFALTNWNGVLKDSDGNPVAGAVVRLHSPTGKFDYSAVTSSIGGFLLDHIIAGNYQLAASKDGETWRTSGLLAIKDGLSLTAGLQISSAQQQLQVVAMAEGPSPRASGGENLSGMEVSSLPLNERDFSKLLLLAAGTMTDTNGSANFTQQFAVNGQRATATVFAMDGIDTSDPEMGGATFPNFNVDAIQEVQTSSGVMHAEIGEGAASYTDVITKSGTNGLHGSVFEFVRNSAFDARNFFDRENAKDPRRIPPFARNEFGFTMGGPIVIPGTYNGRNRTFFFGEYQGFRQVLGTTQVFAVPTAAERNGIDTTAYPGDTLTVPVSTEIVPVLNGYPMPNDPQGPYGARTHATSSKVFTGTDQFSIRIDHHISTSSSLYMRFSYNQITGPVTNPDQTAIDPSFAIKFFDHQRNAGLKYSRVWSPQLTSTTSLGYTRSTPFFPAINHTQPALTFSDGLYEPYNSADGSITGSFGNLFQFKHDMADIHGNHTFKWGMEARLNRDTTVWGVNPNGLYTFGGGTAYSPVAIASSSGQHDVRPGDPLPDSLTGLLTASPYLYTVSAISDITPGGNRFDEAGERRQAYNFYFQDNWKATSRLAVNYGFRYEVNSRIAEAHKRTSLPLIVGQDGSSVPFWTAGAKQIFVENPQPPYTGDWSGWGPRLSVEYRLTDRTALHAGGAINTLLTNLWQDNFLTGNIPFLFTPYASASPGVSVPFSNVVAHMQLPPVYTPDGQPVFPTGNTADVAPNTPIDIQRFQRDLAALTPGNQIQLLSNFGIANDFRNGYIESYTAGLDHEFGPLKFSANYVATAGVHLASIFSPNSYSGASPGFAPFTQFNSAGQPTGGFGSETLMTTRSHSTYHSLQTSLSKDSSRWGLGFQASYTFSKSLDDTSSALGNLSGGPGVILQTLPQNPWDPGADKGPSYFNVAHVFALSLIQSIPVDRVGFLRPLGKHVTEGWQFLNITTLMTGLPFTVYSGIQQTGAGTSGADRPDQIAQPSFSTSRTVREDYFGRGANNASFFTTPIHVAGGTGPNQGVFGTLGRNTFYGPQYHNFDIALIKDTSFGRRWAGELGILQFRAEFFNVLNLVNFGIPSNALRGSGFGISSKTAGTSRQIQFSLRLIY
- a CDS encoding nitrite/sulfite reductase, which produces MKVSNPFWKERLDGKMPEALARELDVFEAEISLKKMGKLDDRVFAETRLRRGSYGQRYDNGERHDGTKVQQMAYPRRELTKGLNTLWDAPGMQRIKIPGGGLNASQLETLADLAEEYSDGIAHITTRQDVQLHYVHIEDTPSIMRRLAAVKITTREACGNSVRNVTACPYAGVCEDEAFDVTPYSKALSRFLLGHPDTQAFGRKFKPSFSGCSQHACALANLHDLGLVAAIRQENGEEKRGFAVYVGGGLGAVPYQAKLFDPFVPPEELLPLAQAISRVFARLGEKKNRSRARLKFLVHDLGIEKFRELVLEERRILEPDPRWTGYIREAEQSPEEPLKPAGKLQQTGSETFQQWLKTNIRPQRQKGYVVVTVTLPIGDITARQLRALADDVRRFTKETVRTTVEQNFAIRWVSETDLPELHQALDAVGLGGPGAGSIVDVVACPGTDTCKLGISSSRGLAGELRNRLIEKSYQLDEAVKNLHIKISGCFNSCGQHHIADIGFYGVSRKMSGYAVPHFQVVLGGEWAHNAGSYGLPVVAVPSKNIPEVVSRLTDRYVAGRQNGESFKDFIKRIGKAEVKKLLEDLTRPPEDQRDRSFFRDWGDPREYTLGDMGVGECAGEVISATDFELVGAERLMLEAQVAFENSEIERAGKAAYQSMLRAARALVKAEYPEVSDDPDQIVGEFRRRFYDTQRFSDTYAGGKFAQYLFAAHENAGVPYTEDSVHLLIDEAGLFIEASHNFSSRAEVPAAV
- a CDS encoding response regulator transcription factor; the encoded protein is MSAQVNIFLLAQNRLLLEALARILQKRAEFSVVHATAYSSECVNIINDLDSELLVIDSSVADAFGFQVVQDTLGSVDGLKALMIGMEEDEETFLKAVSAGASGYVLKDASAMDVVAAIRAIARDEAVCPPRLCRSLFRYVAGTCSGLPNMRVKSQLGLTRRQQQLVPLIAQGLTNKEIALQLNLSEQTIKNHVHRMLQKVGADDRLSVVEKVKVNQVFL